One region of Dokdonia sp. 4H-3-7-5 genomic DNA includes:
- a CDS encoding carboxypeptidase-like regulatory domain-containing protein: protein MKNNYLLLLITLLVTTASSLAQTATLRGIVVDDRNTPVPGVSVSYGTNGTTTNDNGFYLLEIPSGEKVTINFTYVGFKKIAQPFNLSPNAEVEFNPVLSADVEQLGTVIITATTQQRVEGVVTISPEVIRKTPGANAGVENLLKSLPGVSNNNELSTQYSVRGGNFDENLVYVNEIEVYRPFLIRSGQQEGLSFVNSDLVQNVAFSAGGFQAKYGDKLSSVLDISYRRPTGFAASVDASLLGGSISGEGITKDGRFTALTGVRYRDNSMLVDAKQIETNFRPRFFDAQTFLTYKFSNKFQLDFLGNIAVNKYDYEPLTRQTNFGTLADPLALVVFYEGQEKDKYETYFGALKGTYELNEHTTLKLLGSAYHTQEQEYFDIFANYRLGRPNTNIGDENLGDVEFTQGIGSQLTHARNDLDALFINLEHKGTYLKNDDQLDWGIKYTREDIRDRLEEYEVIDSAGFSIRPPIGDFINQQPYEAFDALLEPFTNIRARNNVQIDRISAYGQYSKRTNWGNNEVWINAGVRAHQWTVSGEAIESNTQTIISPRAQISLKPGGSEDMIFRLSGGLYAQPPLYRELRDSLGQVRPEVKAQKSYHIVAGHDWSFNMWERPFKLVTEAYYKGLTDVNPYTLENVRIRYRATNNATARSYGLDTRLNGEFVPGTESWISLGILRTEENIDNQGYIPRPTDQRLKVAFLFQDYAPSIPNLKLYINMVYQTGLPGGSPSYADPYQFAELPRLRDYFRSDIGINYVITDATKPYPKGHWLYVFKDLTAGFEIYNIFDRQNSITNTFVRDASTRQQFAIPNFLSPRVFNVRMSAKF from the coding sequence TTGAAAAACAACTACCTACTCCTACTCATTACGTTACTAGTCACAACTGCTAGCAGTCTAGCGCAAACCGCAACTTTACGCGGTATTGTGGTTGATGATAGAAACACTCCAGTTCCTGGGGTTTCTGTGTCTTATGGAACGAATGGAACAACTACAAATGATAATGGTTTTTACTTACTTGAAATACCTTCTGGTGAGAAAGTAACTATAAACTTTACCTATGTAGGTTTTAAAAAAATAGCACAACCTTTTAACCTCTCTCCTAATGCTGAAGTGGAGTTTAACCCAGTGTTAAGCGCAGACGTAGAACAACTAGGAACAGTAATTATAACCGCAACAACACAACAACGCGTTGAGGGTGTTGTGACGATATCGCCTGAAGTTATTAGAAAAACTCCAGGCGCAAACGCTGGAGTAGAAAACTTATTAAAATCCTTACCTGGCGTAAGTAACAATAACGAGTTGAGCACACAATATTCTGTACGTGGGGGAAACTTTGACGAGAACCTTGTATATGTAAATGAGATTGAAGTATACAGACCTTTCTTAATAAGGTCTGGGCAACAAGAAGGATTGAGTTTTGTAAACAGTGATCTTGTTCAAAACGTGGCTTTTAGTGCTGGAGGGTTTCAAGCCAAATATGGAGACAAATTGTCCTCGGTTTTAGATATAAGCTATAGGAGACCTACAGGTTTTGCCGCTAGTGTAGACGCAAGCTTACTAGGTGGAAGTATCTCTGGTGAGGGAATAACAAAAGACGGACGTTTTACAGCACTCACAGGGGTGCGTTACAGAGACAACAGCATGCTTGTAGATGCAAAGCAGATAGAAACAAATTTTAGACCTCGCTTTTTTGATGCGCAGACCTTTTTAACCTATAAGTTTTCAAATAAATTCCAATTGGACTTTCTTGGAAATATTGCTGTAAACAAATATGATTATGAGCCACTTACAAGACAGACTAATTTTGGAACTTTAGCAGATCCTTTAGCACTTGTTGTTTTTTATGAAGGCCAAGAAAAAGATAAGTATGAGACATACTTTGGAGCCTTAAAAGGAACTTACGAGCTTAATGAGCATACTACATTAAAGCTATTAGGCTCTGCATATCACACACAAGAGCAAGAGTATTTTGACATTTTTGCAAATTATCGCTTAGGACGTCCTAACACAAATATAGGGGATGAAAATCTAGGAGATGTAGAATTCACTCAAGGTATAGGGTCTCAACTTACCCATGCCCGTAATGATCTTGATGCGCTTTTTATTAACCTAGAGCACAAAGGAACCTACTTAAAAAACGATGATCAGCTAGATTGGGGAATTAAATATACTAGAGAAGATATACGTGACCGCCTCGAGGAATATGAAGTAATAGATTCGGCTGGCTTTTCAATTAGACCTCCCATAGGAGATTTTATAAACCAGCAACCTTACGAAGCTTTTGACGCTCTTCTTGAACCCTTTACAAATATAAGAGCACGCAACAATGTACAAATAGACCGCATCTCTGCTTATGGTCAATATAGCAAGCGCACGAACTGGGGCAATAATGAAGTTTGGATTAATGCAGGAGTACGGGCACATCAATGGACAGTAAGTGGTGAAGCCATAGAAAGTAATACACAAACCATTATCAGCCCTAGAGCTCAAATTAGCTTAAAACCAGGCGGAAGTGAGGATATGATTTTTAGACTCTCAGGAGGGCTTTATGCACAACCACCGCTCTATCGTGAATTAAGAGATTCACTAGGTCAAGTACGCCCAGAAGTAAAAGCTCAAAAATCTTATCATATTGTAGCTGGACACGATTGGAGCTTTAATATGTGGGAACGTCCTTTTAAATTAGTTACAGAAGCTTACTATAAAGGTCTTACAGACGTAAATCCATATACGTTAGAAAATGTACGTATACGATATAGAGCTACTAATAATGCTACTGCTCGATCGTACGGACTGGATACAAGACTGAATGGAGAGTTTGTGCCAGGAACTGAAAGTTGGATAAGTCTGGGTATATTACGCACAGAAGAAAATATAGATAATCAAGGCTATATACCTCGACCAACAGACCAACGATTAAAGGTTGCTTTCTTATTTCAAGATTATGCTCCTAGTATTCCAAATCTAAAATTATATATCAATATGGTATATCAAACAGGATTACCAGGAGGATCTCCAAGTTATGCAGACCCATATCAATTTGCAGAGCTACCGAGATTACGAGATTACTTTAGATCAGACATAGGTATAAACTATGTCATCACAGATGCAACAAAACCGTACCCAAAAGGACACTGGTTATACGTATTTAAAGATCTAACAGCAGGATTTGAAATCTATAATATATTTGATAGACAAAACTCGATTACAAATACCTTTGTAAGAGATGCTAGTACGAGACAACAATTTGCAATCCCTAATTTTCTATCACCTAGAGTATTTAATGTAAGAATGTCTGCAAAGTTCTAA
- a CDS encoding M23 family metallopeptidase: protein MIKSILSFILFIVTTTLLFSQQDIPQDYFVNPLDGQLVLAGSFGELRSNHFHSGLDLKTQRREGLPVYASAAGTVTRIKISHYGYGKAIYVTHPNGYTTVYGHLQKFCDEIEEFVKNAQYKKESFEIELFPKKGELEIGQGEILAYSGNTGSSGGPHLHFEIRDANERPMNPFLFGLTAKDTRKPTINELRAYPVGENASINQNANPVSVRLTQKPDGSYLAENLNAHGEIGFAIGTIDQQDLANNKNGIYAITTAVNGQENFEVTMDKFSFAETRYLNRMIDYSLYKDKRKRVQKLFIEKNNPLSIYTKQVDNGVLNIIDSLSYQYQINVRDYAGNNVIINVPITGKKGTITPADKSEIEDYVYSNQGYTYNDGKFEVYIPKGALYEDTFLNLKTEGDKLTLHEDLIPVHKNIAISYDLSSYNEEDRDKLYLGRIGYKGDVYYSNTRIKDNKLQISTRILGDYTIGKDTDSPIVKAVNITKGKWMSKYRYLKFEITDLTSGIKGYRATVNGKYILLEYDPKTKLLTHDFNDKVITDTENNLKLIVTDNVGNNTTFETTFFRKSAF, encoded by the coding sequence ATGATTAAAAGTATCTTATCCTTTATATTATTTATAGTTACAACCACGCTTCTATTCTCACAGCAAGATATACCTCAAGACTATTTTGTTAATCCGCTGGACGGGCAGCTTGTTCTTGCTGGAAGTTTTGGAGAGTTGAGAAGTAATCACTTTCATAGTGGTTTAGATTTAAAAACACAAAGAAGAGAAGGACTTCCAGTTTATGCATCTGCGGCTGGTACGGTTACACGCATTAAGATATCGCACTACGGTTATGGGAAGGCCATTTATGTTACTCATCCTAATGGATACACTACCGTTTACGGGCACCTGCAGAAATTCTGTGATGAGATAGAAGAATTTGTAAAAAATGCACAGTATAAGAAAGAAAGCTTTGAGATAGAGCTTTTTCCTAAAAAAGGCGAACTAGAAATAGGTCAAGGTGAGATTCTAGCATATAGTGGTAACACTGGAAGCAGCGGCGGACCGCATTTACATTTTGAAATAAGAGATGCAAATGAACGCCCTATGAATCCGTTTTTATTTGGACTTACAGCAAAAGACACACGTAAACCTACTATTAATGAGCTCCGCGCGTATCCTGTAGGAGAAAATGCATCCATTAATCAAAATGCGAATCCAGTGTCTGTGAGACTCACACAGAAGCCTGATGGAAGCTACCTTGCCGAAAATCTCAATGCACATGGAGAAATAGGTTTTGCAATAGGTACCATAGACCAACAAGATCTAGCAAATAATAAAAATGGCATATATGCTATTACCACAGCTGTTAATGGTCAAGAAAACTTTGAAGTAACTATGGATAAATTTTCATTTGCAGAGACTCGCTATCTCAACCGAATGATTGATTACAGTCTATATAAAGACAAGCGTAAACGTGTTCAAAAATTATTTATAGAAAAAAACAATCCTTTGAGCATCTACACTAAGCAAGTGGATAATGGTGTGCTGAATATAATAGATAGCCTCTCTTATCAATATCAAATAAATGTGCGTGACTATGCAGGTAATAACGTAATCATTAATGTACCTATCACTGGTAAAAAAGGAACGATAACACCTGCTGACAAAAGTGAAATAGAAGATTATGTCTATAGTAATCAAGGATATACGTATAATGACGGCAAATTTGAAGTGTATATACCAAAAGGAGCGTTATACGAAGACACTTTTCTCAACTTAAAAACAGAAGGGGATAAACTTACACTGCACGAAGATTTAATCCCAGTGCATAAGAATATTGCTATCTCTTATGACTTGTCTAGTTACAATGAAGAAGACCGAGATAAGCTATATTTAGGTAGAATAGGATACAAAGGAGACGTTTATTATAGCAATACAAGAATTAAAGATAATAAGCTACAGATAAGCACTCGTATATTAGGCGACTATACAATAGGAAAAGATACGGATTCACCAATCGTAAAAGCTGTAAATATTACAAAGGGAAAATGGATGTCAAAATACAGATATCTCAAGTTTGAAATAACAGATCTTACTAGCGGCATTAAAGGCTATAGGGCTACTGTAAATGGCAAGTACATTCTACTCGAGTATGACCCAAAAACTAAACTTCTTACTCATGACTTTAATGACAAGGTGATAACAGACACAGAAAACAACTTAAAACTGATTGTAACTGACAATGTGGGAAATAACACTACATTTGAAACTACTTTCTTTAGAAAATCTGCCTTTTGA
- a CDS encoding DUF4249 family protein — protein sequence MKYLFSILVLLFIATSCEDVVDVDLNNEAPRLIVDALIRIDTAQNLTDATIKVSLSSSFFGAIEPASIENLELRKEDDGSSVPYEAIPGSPGMYRPFSTTTSPVSDNKIVTNWLVDDSEFLLYVTYQDQLYLARTSFAPSSPIDSVTQGDGGLFDEDDKEVIVAFTDIEAQENYYLFDFGFNEFLPTEDRFYEGQQFEFSYFYDAEDTGIATGDEVNISILGATEDFFNYMNGLVEQSQQGDNGPFQTPTATVRGNFLNVSDIDNIDQFDNVNRPDAFILGYFSLSQEFTTSFVIEE from the coding sequence ATGAAATATTTATTTTCCATACTTGTACTGCTTTTCATCGCTACTTCTTGTGAAGATGTAGTAGATGTAGATCTTAACAATGAAGCACCAAGACTTATAGTAGATGCACTTATTAGAATTGATACAGCACAAAATCTAACAGATGCAACCATTAAGGTTTCTTTATCATCTTCATTTTTTGGAGCTATTGAGCCTGCCTCAATAGAAAATCTAGAATTAAGAAAAGAAGACGATGGTAGTAGTGTTCCCTATGAAGCTATTCCTGGGTCACCTGGAATGTATCGCCCTTTCAGCACGACAACTTCTCCTGTATCAGACAATAAAATTGTAACTAACTGGCTCGTAGATGATAGTGAGTTTCTATTATATGTAACTTATCAAGATCAGCTATACCTAGCTAGAACTTCATTTGCGCCTTCGTCTCCTATTGATTCTGTCACTCAGGGTGATGGAGGACTCTTTGATGAAGATGATAAAGAAGTGATTGTGGCATTTACAGATATCGAAGCTCAAGAAAACTATTATCTTTTTGACTTCGGGTTCAATGAATTCTTACCTACAGAGGATCGATTTTATGAGGGACAACAATTTGAGTTCTCTTATTTTTATGATGCAGAAGATACAGGTATTGCAACGGGAGACGAAGTAAACATTAGTATTCTAGGAGCTACAGAAGACTTTTTCAACTACATGAACGGACTTGTAGAACAGAGTCAGCAGGGAGATAATGGACCTTTTCAAACTCCTACCGCCACCGTAAGAGGAAACTTTCTCAATGTGAGTGACATAGATAATATAGACCAGTTTGATAACGTAAATAGACCAGATGCTTTTATCTTAGGCTACTTCTCGTTATCACAAGAATTTACAACTAGCTTCGTTATTGAAGAGTAA
- a CDS encoding TonB-dependent receptor, producing MKKFFTLLFLIGVTQLSLSQEKYTLSGTITDSSSNETLIGVSILFPELSDGVVTNSYGFYSITLPEGTYQLQVSYLGFKDVIETVNLTSDIRRNFKLAPSEELLNEVVIEEKVERVRIRKPQMSVNALSAATIKQIPVVLGEADVIKAILLLPGVTSAGEGASGFNVRGGAADQNLILLDEATIFNSSHLFGFFSVFNPDAIKDLKLYKGGIPARYGGRVSSVLDIYQKEGNSKNVKVSGGIGAVASRLLVEGPIVKDKAAFLLGGRASYAHLFLPLFDIDNKAYFYDLNTKINYNINDNNSLYLSGYFGRDLFSIDDSFKNVYGNAVGNLRWNHIFSDKLFSNASLIYSDYYYGLDLDFVGFEWNSGINNINLKYDLTHYLNDKMKIYSGINNLYYTFNPGRIKPNGPDSGIIEEQLTKKYANEFAAYVDIEHKLSKDLTVEYGLRYSNFTRLGQDEINIYRDNQPVTFDPFLLIYKSEDPIETDTSLSRSDKLATFNSLEPRIAASYAFNDDTSIKASYTRLVQYLHLLSNTSSPTPLDIWTPSGQFVQPQKLDQYALGYFKNFEVKDTEYTLETEAFYKNIDGRVDYIDGAQLIANDAIEQVVLQGEARAYGLEFLLRKNDGDLKGFIAYTLSKSEQRTPGRNENELGINRGQWYNTPYDKTHDISMNLSYELSKKWKFGSNFLFQTGQPTNFPVGQFEFQGIVIPTYGPRNEQRLPSYHRLDLSATLTPSANEGRSWKSEWIFSLYNAYNRRNAASINFRQNAETGNNEAIRTSIFGAIPAVTYNFKF from the coding sequence ATGAAAAAGTTCTTTACTTTACTCTTTCTCATAGGGGTTACTCAGCTTTCATTGAGTCAAGAAAAATATACACTAAGTGGCACAATCACCGATAGCTCAAGTAATGAAACGCTCATAGGTGTAAGTATATTATTTCCAGAATTAAGCGATGGCGTAGTGACAAATTCTTATGGATTCTATTCCATAACGCTACCCGAAGGAACCTATCAATTACAAGTAAGCTATCTAGGATTTAAAGATGTAATTGAGACTGTTAATCTTACAAGCGATATACGTCGCAATTTTAAACTAGCACCTTCTGAAGAGCTACTCAATGAGGTTGTCATAGAAGAAAAAGTAGAGCGAGTACGTATACGGAAACCTCAAATGAGTGTAAATGCATTGAGTGCTGCTACTATTAAACAAATTCCCGTAGTACTGGGAGAGGCAGATGTCATTAAAGCGATTTTATTACTACCTGGAGTTACAAGTGCTGGTGAAGGTGCTTCTGGATTTAATGTTCGTGGTGGTGCGGCAGATCAAAATTTAATATTACTTGATGAGGCTACCATATTCAACTCCTCTCATCTCTTCGGATTTTTCTCAGTATTTAATCCTGATGCGATTAAAGATTTAAAGCTATATAAAGGCGGAATCCCCGCACGTTATGGTGGTCGCGTTTCTTCTGTATTAGATATTTATCAAAAAGAAGGAAATAGCAAAAATGTAAAAGTAAGCGGAGGAATAGGCGCTGTAGCGAGTAGATTACTTGTAGAAGGACCTATTGTCAAGGACAAAGCTGCGTTTCTACTAGGAGGAAGAGCATCATATGCTCATTTATTTTTACCCTTATTTGACATAGACAACAAGGCATACTTTTACGACCTCAACACTAAGATTAACTATAATATAAATGACAACAATAGCTTGTACCTCTCTGGATACTTCGGCAGGGACCTCTTTAGTATAGATGATAGTTTTAAAAATGTTTATGGAAATGCCGTAGGAAACTTACGATGGAATCATATTTTTTCTGATAAATTATTTTCTAACGCTTCCCTGATTTATAGCGACTATTATTATGGTTTAGACCTTGACTTTGTAGGCTTTGAGTGGAATTCTGGCATCAATAACATTAACCTCAAGTATGATCTTACTCATTACTTAAATGATAAAATGAAGATTTACTCTGGGATTAATAATCTATACTACACCTTTAATCCTGGTCGCATAAAACCTAATGGCCCAGATTCTGGTATTATAGAAGAACAACTCACAAAGAAGTATGCAAATGAGTTTGCTGCATATGTAGATATCGAACACAAATTATCAAAAGATCTCACCGTTGAGTACGGGCTACGTTATAGTAATTTTACTCGCCTTGGTCAAGATGAGATTAATATATACAGAGATAATCAACCTGTAACTTTTGATCCGTTTTTATTAATTTATAAAAGTGAAGATCCTATTGAAACAGATACTTCACTATCGAGAAGCGATAAGCTAGCTACCTTTAATTCACTAGAACCACGTATTGCTGCATCTTATGCCTTTAATGACGACACCTCTATAAAAGCAAGTTACACACGACTCGTTCAATATCTTCATTTATTATCAAATACAAGCTCCCCTACTCCTCTAGACATTTGGACTCCTAGTGGACAATTTGTACAACCTCAAAAACTAGATCAATATGCTTTGGGATACTTTAAAAACTTTGAAGTAAAAGACACAGAGTACACCCTAGAAACTGAGGCATTTTATAAAAACATAGATGGTAGAGTAGATTATATTGATGGTGCACAACTTATCGCAAATGATGCCATCGAGCAAGTGGTATTACAAGGCGAAGCAAGAGCTTATGGACTAGAGTTTTTATTAAGAAAAAATGATGGTGACCTCAAAGGATTTATTGCTTACACGCTCTCAAAATCTGAGCAACGTACTCCTGGCAGAAACGAGAATGAGTTGGGTATCAATAGAGGGCAGTGGTATAACACTCCTTATGACAAAACTCATGACATCTCCATGAATCTAAGCTATGAGCTCAGTAAGAAGTGGAAATTTGGCAGTAACTTTCTTTTTCAAACAGGACAGCCTACAAATTTTCCTGTAGGACAATTTGAGTTTCAAGGAATAGTAATCCCAACATATGGTCCTCGCAATGAACAACGATTGCCATCTTACCATAGACTAGACTTAAGCGCAACACTAACTCCTAGTGCAAATGAAGGTCGCTCATGGAAATCCGAGTGGATTTTTAGTCTTTATAATGCCTATAATCGTCGAAATGCTGCTTCAATTAACTTTAGGCAAAATGCAGAAACTGGAAACAATGAAGCTATTAGAACTTCTATTTTTGGGGCAATACCGGCAGTAACTTATAATTTCAAATTTTAA